A DNA window from Streptomyces sp. B21-083 contains the following coding sequences:
- a CDS encoding ArsR family transcriptional regulator has product MLRRPGGGQRLEILEWLKDPAAHFPPQRHGDPVEDGVTAAAVAAKLGVRRSVAHTHLGLLAGIGMVRTKRIRWRTFYRPDEVRIAEVARMFEKGW; this is encoded by the coding sequence ATGCTGAGGAGACCAGGAGGCGGGCAACGCCTGGAGATCCTGGAGTGGCTGAAGGACCCGGCCGCGCACTTTCCGCCCCAACGCCACGGCGACCCCGTCGAGGACGGAGTCACGGCCGCTGCCGTCGCCGCGAAACTCGGCGTCCGCCGCTCCGTCGCCCACACCCATCTGGGTCTGCTCGCGGGCATCGGCATGGTCCGGACGAAGAGGATCCGCTGGCGCACGTTCTACCGCCCCGACGAGGTGCGCATCGCCGAGGTGGCGCGGATGTTCGAGAAGGGCTGGTAG
- a CDS encoding glycosyl hydrolase 53 family protein, with amino-acid sequence MFHPRRTHRRTLRALLLPLAAGLALTALPAQSAVAAGTLTNGGFEADGSGAAVPNGWSEYGDTGASYVESGGHGGSYRLSHYSASAYKVETYQYLSGLTNGNYKLTAWVRSGGGQKSAYIALKNCGSAEQRTDLPVSTSGWIRIVVPIAVTNNQCTISVNSDANAGNWINVDDLTFASGTGGLSVKGADISSLPKSEALGGTYKNSAGTTTDALTVLKNSGMNYARVKVWVNPADGYNNKARVLALAKRIKAHGMKLLVDFHYSDTWADPGAQSKPSAWAGHSYSQLKTDVYNHTYDVLNALKSQGTTADMVQVGNEINGGMLWSEGSTDNWSQLAGLLNSGYNAVKAVNSGTTVALHLAKGGDLAGTRWWFDSAVSNGVKFDAIGLSYYGYWHGSLSDFQTTLDDAASRYGKPVFVAETAYPFRLDSEDSHENIIDTTGELVSGYAASTAGQSAWFRDILNIVEAVPNGRGLGVFYWEATWTAVTGNGWDPTDSSSGNGWENQALFGYDDKALPAMTWFSHR; translated from the coding sequence ATGTTCCATCCCAGACGCACACACAGGCGCACACTCAGGGCCCTGCTGCTCCCGCTCGCCGCGGGTCTCGCCCTCACCGCCCTGCCCGCGCAGTCCGCGGTGGCGGCCGGCACCCTCACCAACGGCGGCTTCGAGGCCGACGGTTCGGGTGCCGCCGTCCCGAACGGCTGGTCGGAGTACGGCGACACGGGCGCCTCGTACGTGGAGTCCGGTGGCCACGGCGGCAGTTACCGCCTGTCCCACTACTCCGCCTCCGCCTACAAGGTGGAGACCTACCAGTACCTGTCCGGGCTGACCAATGGCAACTACAAGCTCACCGCGTGGGTGCGCTCCGGCGGTGGCCAGAAGTCGGCCTACATAGCGCTGAAGAACTGCGGCAGCGCCGAGCAGCGCACCGACCTTCCGGTCTCCACCAGCGGGTGGATCCGGATCGTCGTGCCGATCGCGGTGACGAACAACCAGTGCACGATCAGCGTCAACTCCGATGCCAACGCGGGCAACTGGATCAACGTCGACGACCTGACCTTCGCCTCCGGCACGGGAGGGCTGTCCGTCAAGGGCGCCGACATCTCCTCCCTCCCCAAGAGCGAGGCGTTGGGCGGGACCTACAAGAACAGCGCCGGCACGACAACGGACGCGCTCACCGTCCTCAAGAACTCCGGTATGAACTACGCGCGGGTCAAGGTCTGGGTCAACCCGGCCGACGGCTACAACAACAAGGCGCGCGTTCTCGCCCTCGCCAAGCGCATCAAGGCGCACGGCATGAAGCTGCTGGTCGATTTCCACTACTCGGACACCTGGGCCGACCCGGGCGCCCAGAGCAAGCCGTCCGCGTGGGCCGGACACTCGTACAGCCAGCTGAAGACGGACGTCTACAACCACACCTACGACGTCCTCAACGCGCTCAAGTCCCAGGGCACCACCGCCGACATGGTCCAGGTCGGCAACGAGATCAACGGCGGCATGCTGTGGTCCGAGGGCTCGACCGACAACTGGTCGCAGCTCGCCGGGCTGCTCAACTCCGGCTACAACGCGGTCAAGGCGGTCAACTCCGGCACGACCGTGGCGCTGCACCTGGCCAAGGGCGGCGACCTGGCGGGCACCCGCTGGTGGTTCGACAGCGCGGTCTCCAACGGCGTGAAGTTCGACGCCATCGGCCTTTCCTACTACGGCTACTGGCACGGTTCGCTGTCGGACTTCCAGACCACCCTGGACGACGCGGCCTCCCGCTACGGCAAGCCGGTGTTCGTCGCCGAGACGGCCTACCCCTTCCGTCTCGACAGCGAGGACTCGCACGAGAACATCATCGACACGACTGGTGAGCTCGTCTCCGGGTACGCGGCGTCCACGGCCGGGCAGTCGGCCTGGTTCCGGGACATCCTGAACATCGTGGAGGCCGTTCCGAACGGCCGGGGCCTCGGCGTCTTCTACTGGGAGGCGACGTGGACCGCGGTCACCGGCAACGGCTGGGACCCCACTGACTCGTCCTCGGGCAATGGCTGGGAGAACCAGGCCCTGTTCGGCTACGACGACAAGGCGCTCCCCGCGATGACGTGGTTCAGCCACCGCTGA